From one Dermacentor andersoni chromosome 1, qqDerAnde1_hic_scaffold, whole genome shotgun sequence genomic stretch:
- the ldbr gene encoding lariat debranching enzyme A — MKIAVEGCAHGELDKIYETIKGLESQYHFTVDLLIICGDFQAVRNASDMDCMAVPRKYQEMKDFHRYYSGEKKAPLLTIVIGGNHEASNYLAELAYGGWLCENIYYMGYASVVSVNGIRIAGISGIYKGHDYLKGHFEVPPYNDSTKRSAYHLRNLEIFRLKQLAEPIDIVISHDWPRGIYNHGNKARLLQQKKFFVAEVESNSLGCRPTEGLLEQLKPKYWFAAHLHCKFAAVVSHEDGTCTKFLALDKCLPKRDFLQTLDIPTSTDEPPKLSYDLEWLCVLQLTDHLLRIDSKNHYMPGPGCDQRWQFTPTKEEKEKLAVTCGNDLLVPLNFQHTASVYMPGSERSPGRVKPHINPQTESFCKRFGLRDPLAEALDPRQQSSPLDISGFLGTEDVTNTTMSSLNESENLGQQQSPETDLDDEPVPLHEMSAEERQKMHTLEFGSLVCTAEDKKELFPELIEKTQDVILKSAPSSSGRVMKRRNQSMYTESEETDS; from the exons ATGAAGATCGCTGTTGAAGGTTGTGCGCACGGCGAACTTGACAAAATTTATGAAACTATAAAAGGCTTAGAAAGCCAGTACCATTTCACA GTAGACTTGCTGATCATCTGTGGCGACTTTCAAGCAGTTCGAAATGCTTCTGATATGGACTGCATGGCGGTTCCTAGAAAATATCAAGAGATGAAAGATTTCCATAG GTACTACTCAGGGGAGAAGAAAGCGCCACTTTTGACCATTGTAATTGGTGGAAACCATGAAGCTTCCAACTATCTGGCTGAGCTGGCATACGGCGGTTGGCTTTGCGAAAACATCTATTATATGG GTTATGCAAGTGTTGTCAGTGTCAATGGCATAAGGATAGCGGGCATCTCAGGAATATACAAGGGCCACGACTACCTGAAAG GCCACTTTGAGGTCCCACCTTACAACGATTCCACGAAACGAAGTGCCTACCATTTGCGAAACCTTGAGATCTTCAGATTGAAACAG CTGGCGGAGCCCATTGACATAGTGATTTCACATGACTGGCCACGTGGAATTTACAACCATGGAAACAAGGCAAGGTTGTTGCAGCAAAAAAAGTTCTTTGTTGCAGAAGTTGAGAGCAATAGCTTAGGCTGTCGTCCAACTGAGGGCTTGCTAGAACAGCTGAAGCCAAAGTACTGGTTTGCTGCACATCTTCATTGCAAGTTTGCTGCGGTGGTCAGTCATGAG GATGGAACATGTACGAAGTTTTTGGCACTGGACAAATGTTTGCCCAAGCGAGACTTCCTTCAA ACTTTAGACATACCAACGTCAACTGACGAGCCTCCAAAGCTAAGCTATGACTTAGAGTGGCTGTGTGTACTACAGTTAACTGACCATTTACTCAGGATTGATTCAAAAAACCACTACATGCCTGGGCCAGGATGTGATCAACG GTGGCAATTCACACCTacaaaggaagagaaagaaaaacttgCAGTGACGTGTGGCAATGATTTGCTGGTGCCTCTTAATTTTCAGCATACTGCTTCTGTGTATATGCCAGGATCTGAACGTAGCCCTGGCCGAGTGAAGCCCCATATCAATCCCCAGACTGAGAGCTTCTGCAAACGATTTGGACTTCGAGATCCACTAGCCGAAGCTCTTGATCCTCGGCAGCAATCATCGCCACTGGATATTTCAGGCTTTTTGGGAACGGAAGATGTAACCAATACTACCATGTCATCACTCAATGAATCTGAAAACTTAGGCCAGCAACAAAGCCCAGAAACAGATTTAGATGATGAGCCAGTGCCTTTACACGAGATGAGTGCTGAAGAAAGGCAGAAGATGCATACATTAGAATTTGGAAGCCTAGTCTGCACAGCAGAAGACAAGAAAGAGCTCTTTCCAGAGTTGATAGAAAAGACTCAAGATGTCATACTAAAGTCTGCACCATCCTCTTCTGGGAGAGTAATGAAAAGAAGAAACCAGTCTATGTACACAGAAAGTGAAGAAACGGACAGTTGA